The DNA region atacggcATATaccaagtacctacctatatctTAATCtgtggtataaattataaccgaTCACAATTCATAtcttatctaaatttaaaaatgcatcttAATTGACTTAATTGCTGATCTACTGAGTTTATTGGTgagactaataaaaaaaaaccatgtcCATGTTCATTTTGAGTGTcgataaaataggtatattagttTAACGTCAAGTCCAAAGcacataattgttaatatacaaatttcgaATAATTTATGTCATGTCAAAAAGTGGTGACTGGAATtcacaattttgattttgacacAACGGCAACATtgacaacaattaataaaataacgatttattattatttggataGTGCGGCGGTCGACTGttacatattcatataaatgcaattaatcaaaaaatataatgtcgaATAGCCAAAATTCTTAGTGACAACTCTAGAAAgggacaatattatttagtatttaaacgtataaaatCTGTATCGCCTGTACCTACATTGTTTGAATGGGATTCGTTGATTTTTGGGATTATTGATGCCGTCCTCCAGGACAATTTCACATATTTTTGCCACATAACCGTACGTCAGTACATGTATGTTTTGTACGGAGGAGGTGGCGGCGACAGCGACGAGGACGACGacgatcataatttataatttttacataggtatattatgtaattatgtaaatattagaattagaatattgttattgccGGATAATAGCCACGTAGGTACACATCGCCACAATGGCACAATCTCGTCGCCTTATCTGCCGGTTGCCGCGTTATTGTGACGGATGATGATGATGTGACCGCGGGTGTTaatcttaatagttaattctatggttttattttttatttgctcGGTCATTTTTTCCACTACGTGACTACCGCGTCTTGCGATTACTTCTTACTGCAGCGTACttaattgcaataatatttttatcggcCACTCATAAATCCTAACAGACATTGACGGTCCCGATATCAACGTCGTTGCCAAAGGCCGAAAATCCTTCTGTCGAACGTCCGATCGCGACTGTTGTCAATCGTTGACGATTTCTCGTCACTGACTACAACTTAATATCACCACCCTCGCGGTTTCACACAGCGGAGTTCTGACGaagttcataattttaattttgtaggacggacattgtacatttattgCTTGTACTgttctcataataatattataattgtattataattgttatagttGTCGAGCGCTCCCGAGGTTCATTCAATTGATTACAATACGTGCTGTGCGAActctttcattattatttcacgtTCCTGCTCAAACATGAAGTTCATTGAAGAGGTAcgttatgtgtatttttaatctagTTTTATTGACTGTGTTGTAGGTAAGAaacttacatataaattattatattttatataatatttgtatttttctctagatcaaacaaaaatttggCTCCACGGTTCACATTCGATGTGAAAATGATGTCAACGCAAAGATTGCACAGCTAGTGACGGACGGCCCTGATAAATTACAAGTAACATTCtttcatagtattttatatatctaactACTAATACTATGTATTTACTGTGTGTGTATCTTAATGTATTTCAAGATAATATCAGATTTCGATCGAACCATATCTACGTCAGAGTACAACAACAAACAAACAATGAGTAGTTTTAGTaagttgaaaacaaatatattatttgaatttccttcataattaattttataagtacttgGAATTGCTTTTTatcttcctttttttttttttacttaatatttataatttatactaacatTTTCAAGATATGATAGaattttagtacatttttgAGGTTATTcggtttataaatgttaaataacatatgtattttgatattttgctGCAAATTCTAATTACAttactcaattttaaattaaatgttttgaaatgcTAGTTGTTCTCTATTTAAAAGAAGTGAACATTtagataaatgttaaaaattatgtataaaaaaaattaaattaagataacatcgattaaaaattggaataatgtaatacaagtaTTATACCAAAACATTTTTGGTTATTGGTGTCAACTATAagctgtttttaaaatataatattctaaattatttctaaaaaccaATAGGTAGCAACATAATtgtcaatattgaaaatgattagcttaaaatgtaaaatcatgtatgcaataatttaaggtattttatactgcagtttgttgtaattataaaagatataattaggtaaattatattttaatatgatgttagcatttatctaatttttgcCTTCAttgctatacaatatattatataaaacatattttttcaagcgagaaaatgcactaaaaatgttaaaattatttgtgtatattatattggaaataaaaatataagaaaccaGGAAGTACATAGTTAGTAGATTtaccaactttttttaaataataatttcatattatttaagtaatattttattgtttatttaaactatgtcatatataaacaaaaccataaataatatcttattgttacacaataatgacataatgaaaaaaaaacaaaatttaaatactattactatttgatctttatttaaatgcatatattttaatcataaattacatGGTAGTTTATAAATCGGTTAATAGTTCAaaggttttgaaaataaaatgcacaAAAGATCAAAcacttaatcaaatatttacctGTTTTTAAGTTGTAGTTTATAGTAATACTAACcactaatgaataatttttacatgttATTGGTATAAATCCATTGCTATAAATTAAgctaatgaaaatttaaaaataatttaattcataaaattatgtaaaaaatgtattagaattttatattttttaggtgtATTTGAATCATGTGACAGTTTATCAGAAGATTACAAAGAAAAAGCccgaatattattacaaacatatCGACCAATTGAAGATAACACACAAATGACAGTCGCACAAAAGTTACCATTTATTGAAGAATGGTGGCAAAAAAGTCAACTTTTGTTGAAAGGCTTGTGTTTTCAgtataaagatattaaaaaatctattgaGAAAGCTGACCTTCAtcttaggtatttataaatcatttgttagaataaaaatagttcatGATACTcaagtagtttttaatttgttttttgataaatttaatggtgattttagtattatattttataaaattaataattagtgaaatattttttcactattAAGTTTCATGTAATATACTgcataaaatctttaattttcacTAAATTCGTCAATCATAGGTGTATGtttaattgaatgttttatggtattattattactctttTCAAAaccattgttatatttaacaatttatttaatttatgtataatattaatcaaatattttctcctacgtgaataatattatatacattagatGCTACACAAACTTGTTTATTCAGACAATCATTCTTACAGTTACATAGCATACATTTTGAatctaaaatcaatattaaacatattgatACTTGaccaaatgtatacattaaaatactatttgtttttttaatagtgatttttaaattgtatttgctttaaattactagtataataatttataattataaatatcatatgcaatattaaaataaaaggtaaacctataatatgttctattacaaatttatatttttaataatatttgtatatattttttagagatGGTAGTACTGAagcatttaacaaattattctgcaaaaaaatacctattattgttttatccgCTGGCATTGGTGATGTTGTTGAACTCATACTATTGCATGAAAATTTGTTAACTGATAATGTAAAAGttgtatcaaattttttaaaattgtctacAGACAATAACGGTTTATCTACAATTGAAGGATTTAAAGGAGAAAAACTcatacatgtatttaataaaaatgaacatgCATACATTGATACAcatcaaaatgtaaatgtaactacaaataataactGCTTATAagtaaactaaaatttgtttttttttcaggatACACATTTAAATGGAAGATCCAATGTTATCCTTTTAGGTGATTCGTTAGGAGATGCAAATATGGATGGTGGTATTCAATACGATACTGTACTACGTATAGGATTTTTAAATGCCAATTTGGTaatagcatatattttatattgtataatttatatattaatctattctttttcaacataaatttcaacataatatattacattaattacagCTGGAACATGAAGATGGTTATTTGCAACAATATAAACTTGCTTTTGACATAGTTTTGGTTCAAGATCAAACAATGGGATTGCTAAATTATGTGTTGGATGAAGTAATTGGAGACATATCAAAaccttcaaataaaaaataatatgaagagACAACAAAGTGGCTATTACTAAATACTACATAgtgataaaaatcaaattacatgtatcttatttacattttacatttatatatataaaatactgaaaCTAATCtgttataacatttatcttagaaaataaactaaaataataattattgaatagattcattatttaaatttttaagtaatagaaCTATAATTTGgcaatcaaataaaatcattttgtattggaacttaaaattgattatttatagtattaaaattactcacacataaaaaaaaaacataaacaatattataatgtaatgacttcaacaacaacaaaatatataaatgaaaacaaaaatattatacgtaacaatacaaatttaaagaaataaaataaaatcttataataataataatttatactaaaaattatattacatttatctaataaaacactttatacaaatattaaaagaaaatgagGTTATATTAGGTTATAccctaaaaatattaccattttttGTCATATAACTGCGAAcacctaaaataaaacataaaattaataatggaatttatactaaaaaaaactactatacatttgtatactagtatacatttattttgaccTACCTGTTGTTTCGCTCACTCCACCTATACCTAACATAGTCACTTGATCGAGTAGAGTAGCCAGTGAACCAGGCAATGCTGCTTTGGATTTGACCATGACTATTGGCTTAGGTTTCTTTGCTGTCTGAGTGTGCCAAACCAAAATCTGTGACAATCATGTATACATTAacatagaaatttaattatttcatgtgTGATAAactggtaatattattactgtataacgtaagttaaataaatttaaataaacaaaatgttatgaactaagaaactaaaataatttatttatgacatcttccatacttattattttaatctgatttataaaatacagtaatatttCTGACTTTAAACACTTTTATGGATTGTTAATTACACGagctatttacaattatttaattattttccaaataaattatacaatataagtagGCAGGTAgcataaatcataaatcttataaatttactttgatttagaaataaaaaacagaattttatgttgaaatgaatgttaaataaatataaatgaatagaaaaatgttaacaaatagTAAACAAAAGAAAgttgttgaaataaaatttaataattaaaaaaaaataaaaagctatataatataaaaaaatgattttataatttattttttaataaatgtactagttttttaattttagcttaaagtaaaatttaagattatcattctaaatcattaaatccgttcaaattcaaaataaaataaaaatatataaacctatttataaataattaataagtaatttttcatatatacacACCCTTGTACAATTTTCTGCTTTTGGTTCAATTTCATCTAATCGAATAGCCAGTGCTGACAAAAAACGGTCTTCTTCAAAACCCGCCTTATATGGCATAGTTGCATAAGggtatttgaataaaagttGAACATTAATAGCAAATCCAGCCATGTCTACTGgaaattttctttttgctGGCCAGCTATCAAAAAAGCCAACTACTTTTCCCTTTACATCAAAAAAGATTAATCAGTTATTCAGTCTActacataaatgtattcttTACAAGATGTAGTATGTACAACTAATAATCGTACATTTTAATCGTAATTTTAAGCCCATAGCTAATGATGTTAAAAAACTATGTTAAACTAACTTTATCAATAATCGGTGAGCTAACACCATACTCTCCAACCAAGCCAACCGGGAACATTGATATTTTCTTTGTGGTACGTATTTCCTTAAAAAGATCCAAATGGAACGTGTTGTCATCATcaccaaaataaattacagcGTTCGAGTCATTAATGTTGTGGTTCAGTCTTATCCAGTTGAGAGCAGCTCTACGGTTAGAAACACCACGGGGCATGGCGTCTGGGTCACGTTTATATATCGATGGCATAGGGCTGGCAATATACGTATAAGGAATGCCTggaaaaatgataaatcataataagtcaacatttaataatatacaataatatttttaattcaatgagttttacaagtattaaaattgGTTGCAGAATTTGACTTAGCAGGTAGTAAATAATGTGCATTGGGCCACTTCATACTTaggttatagttatatagttcTGAGTTCATACAAAgcatattgcattttaaattttaagtacatccatacatgatattattaactatcaaTTGTGTCTATTttctagttataaattaaacaaaaacttttaTCACAAATTTtcattgtgttattataaacttatttgtgaatttttaatCGGATACTTTAATACAGTGGTCTTTAACCTTTTTGGAATCGCAACCCACTTTTTAGGCCTACATTTTTTGCAATTCATATAAGCTTTGTAAAAAAGCTAAAATTGCCTAATGCTTTGCAGTAGtactattaaaactaaataaaaaatacattatagtaggtattttcatttactaattttctaaatttaataattaaaaaattatttttttactttatataattttaattttaaaaagaagacTTAACGTGACCCACCAGTTGAAGACCACTGCTTTAAAATCTAAccagtgtatttatttttatttttaataattgtatccgTTTTAGCTTTAAAAGTCCAGCTCTAGGTTGTTACCTAATAagaaaatactataaactgtttataaaaagacataaattaaagataaaaattcatGAATTTCAAGaactaaattatactattatcactgcgtttattgtttattgaaatgtatattaatgttataactattttgaattttgatggtcgacaatgaaatattattttgttcaatatgttctttaaataatagactgagatttattattttttaaataattattttaagcactaatttttatgttttctttGTCGCcatctaaattttataacCGGGCTGAGGACCAGACCATACTTCCCCTGATCGGttggaaaacaaatattgcaaCAATATTCTAGAATAGTCAATAGGTATAGCTAGGAAAGTAGGAacatattattgaacattattCTTACTGAAATCTGGTAGTAGGTTCATTATTTGTAGACTGCAGTCGGGTCGGTCGTCCGCTACTATCCAATAAAGTCGGGAGACATGCATTAATGTCTGACCTAATCTTGTGAGCTCGGCAATTTGCTCTCTTCGTGGATATGTAGGcgtaatgaaataaatgagaGAGGTATCGTTCCCTTTGTCACCGTTACGGGCAGTATCACTCTCCACATTGTTAGTGTATTTATTTGCTGGGTTCTTATCGACGGTACTGCTTGTGCTGTCAACAGTTTGTCGCCGATTGCGGCTAAATTTATcctgcaaaaataaaacaaacaaataattatcactATTGTTACAAATCAGTGAAATAgtaatgtacctacttaagacttttattatacctaacctGGACCATTCAATACATAAAGacaaaaactaaacaaattaGCTACCTACGTATGTTAAGCACActattacacaaatatatttaatatattttttaactttaaaataaaacctttCCAAGACCATCAGGACTTACCATCTTCAGCTCTGAGATAAtgcaaaaatatcaaacataggtaaacaaaatacaaactttttaaaatattcacctcggaataataattataacgtatATCTAAACTGtcctacaaaatattttataacaaacttTCTTTCTATCCCATAAAAACCTTATCCATTCCAGGAAATCTTATAGTTACtttttggtattattttattgaatttaattgttgCATGTTGGCTATCACATTCAATACgagcattttcatttttttacattattgatCAACAATAGCAAAGAGCTgtagcattttatttaaacattttttgttaattttgcgaatagataaaataattattgtgtagaCCTAAAATGAAACAGATATAATGTAACGTTGGATATAAACCAAGTCCGCTGcagttttatcaaaaaataaataaaaacaccgttattataaatataaatattttaatatttaccaaaaagctatctatattctataaagtTTAGAATAAGGTTTTCATAAACGAATGAAGTTTtatcatgttatattaattaattaattgtcatTTGACATATTAgagaaaacttatttattttaatcaatcttTTTACTAATCTATAaggtatgaatattaaaatattttaggaattttttaatttgaaaataatttgaaaattttaacgaatttcatcaaaattctaacttaaaatatactatagaaaaaaaaatggtaattatgtattttcaatatattttgattagtaTAAACACAACCTATGaaaaaaccttgtattaaatcaaGGTTTTTGATCAAGCAAATCACTTttgcatttgaaattttcaactaATAAAATCGATACGAGTACCAGTTATAGAATAATTACCTGGTAGGTACTACTGTtctaggtacctaatatttttattatcactgAACATAATACACCTATTAACCAATTGAGTGATTTGAGATATTTTAACAGGTAACTGtagttatagtttatataatacaggtGTGATTGACCAAAGAGTGAtgctttaaaataacaaataaaataatttacgtttAGCGCTCGTTgtgaatattttgtatgtcGTACATGAATGTGTGGTACGTTAGTACCTACTTCAGCTATATACACTTACGACttacagaataaaaaaaaaattaatatttctgttACACGTTATTGACATGTGCGTCTACATTAGGGAGCGCTTCACTGTTTCATTTACACTATAGTGCATacacttaatacttatattatataagcatatatatttatatagatatacactAATATTCACACGAAAAACAcgcatgataaaaaaaatttcttccATTTCTTAGAAACGTTCGGTATCAaatcctaataataattttagttagtaatttttgaatactagataattaaataattaaatttcaatataaagtgaattttattttatactaggtAGATTCTTTATGGATATTTTATCAAGTGTTTTCGGTACGATcgttcaaatacaattttgctcactataataatttttatttaccattatatgtgataaataatatatttataatagaattgTCCAAGAAATCGTTATTTGAATGcattagtttttaatgacCACGAGGgaaagtatttttcaaattattaaaattcctaCGTACTAACTTGACATTTTACCTTGATAGTTGATGGATATTaggaaatcattattatagaccatctaaaaaaaaactaaaaaacacacaaaattacttaaaatcttACgtgctaaattataaatcactcAAGAATCGTCCAGCAATTAAAGTTCCTACTCAGATTtccaaataaacaattaaaaaacatgtatattgtttatttaatgtttttcttcatacaacaattataattttcaaataaataatttattgagttttttaCTTACTGAAAATCTTTTGAAATTAGTTATCATTTTTtgagtgtatatattaatattaaatatagtctatagactaataatattaataatattatttattaaattaccaatTAATTGGAGTTCCCTcttgtttattgtattatctattaaCAGTATTCACCAATAGGCAcctaattaatttagataatttataccgttaaagtataaatagtatatccAATATATActaggtacttaataattaattatagtacagaatattatattatttattttcgattaTTGTAACTTTggttgatataattaaatatattttatactttatagtttatatattatagatatatatttataatataaattatattattaatgatttaaaacaactttaatatttaacgatactttttattttaagatttttttttttagattaaaacgttccgttgaatatatattgatgtattgattatacaatgatatgtattattctttgtgtttataaacattagtcaaaaaaatgttgtaattttcAACTTGAGGGTGATATCTAATGTAAGTCGGATTTAGTTTGTTCTTAAGAAAGGTTAAAACTcccagtatttttaaaaattattgagaaaaacaacccaaaaaaaaaagaaaaacgggAAATTTTAGAAATGGATTTCAGTTTAAATAGGGGGTTTCCACTAAATTTAAGAtacatatctattaaattttttaatagctttttcttatttttttaaaaaaattatctacgtttttctgttatatttaatagttcatCAATTGAAACCATACTATGCAGTCTACCTTTCTCTCTCTGAGCTATTAAATATTGTCTGTCTTCTAGGATAAAGTTGGCATAAGAACTAAAGCTTCACTGCGagcaatgtaaaaaattattatccaaagattcttaaaatttattttcgttatttttttttattataaatttgttattgtgagtttttctttaataaatgataagtactataaataccttttattttaattaaaatataacaatctaATATTGTTGGTATTTTTGCACTTTCtcaaaacaacaattatttctataaaaattaatttttacaataatgtaatgtatttgtttttattttatatgaaaataataattatcccaACATCTGTCAATTGATggctatacattaaaatttgtactAGATTATTCCAACTAAATATAAAGCGCTGTGACTTTTTGTAATACCgctattaatgtaattataactggccttatttgataattagtaaagatttttttcttatgtattaatttaaaatatttaacgtaatataaaaataaaatagcctATAAGttcttatgttataatttaaataagtataattacttacctaatatttaataatatgcataatacgataatattgaatattacctataaaaaataattctacggTGACCATAAATAAGACTTCAAATTATcgccttaaataaaaatattcaacaaacagccaaataaaaatcttaataaaaaaaatgtatatttttataaaactattaaattctgtattatgataaaaaaaaaatactaattatagtaAGAGTCTTACAAGTACACataccttataataataaatggggagaaaatatgaaaaaaaaaaaaattttaaatttagcaataattagtactgcataaatattaattatagatacctacacCTTTTTTTACTATCTCATAGTTATGTAAGTCGAGACAAAAATATAGATCATAATAACTGtcgatgataacaaataacagtaggagcattagtattttaagttcagtaataatataatagtaccaTACAGTAATGtggatgttataaaaaaacgtaaattaaaaaaaaaaagatctagttacatttttagactttttatttaaacattttgagtttttttgttcctatattgattaatacaatttaaatttccaCTCTTACCTAAATCctttaaaaataggtacattttgaaaaaaaaaccacaaccGGGATAGAatctttttaagatttataataatagcaagatattaactactaaatattaatggaaataagtataaataaatattatatattataaaaacacgcAGTTCCCTCAAATCcctgttttactttttaaatttaaattaagatataagtGACATAAGTGatcatttacatttaatgtataataagagTATTTGATCAATGATGTGATTGATATGATTAAAAAGCCACTCATTAGTGACACTTCAAAGGTTTCGcaacgttaaaatataaattaaacactaGACAAAGTGATAATTGACATAAGTCATTCCAACTCTCAAAATTTCCTAGTAACAATTAAAGCAAGTTTCAAATGGCCTAATTATAATTCTGAGTTTCattcttgaaaaattaataaaatattattttaattaaatgtttttttatttcttatttcttgtgtctatgtaatataatctttaaaatatattatattaatatagttattaataggtaaaattaacatttttgactAATTAATACCTtagattaaaatgattaaatatattagtatatttaacgaaattaatatcaattattatacttacatagtcatatttattgaatggtaatatactaatattcatttttaacagtaagtaattatataaagttatgTGTACAGTCAATGTGATCAATTAGGTATAACGTTAAAACAGGCAACAGGTAAAGAAGTAAGAAcatgtcaatatttttgtttattttgtctGACTAGAGGGGGGAAGCAAAGCTGTGTCTTCACTCAGAATCGATTTTCATCGTTTAACATcgaattaaaattcaacacGTCACTACTCAACAACAGTAACCTAATCAATGGCGACTGGCGAGGTAGGTACATTCGACAATACCTATACTGTTTAATAGCggaattacttttttattataaaggtatataattaagtatttgtatCACAAATCTAATGTGTACACCCAAACATATAGTTATATCTATTTACAATTGTACATTCACTAAATTgtatgtgaaatattatttacgaagACGCTGCccttacatatattttctccgtcttacaaaatatacaacatagcGTTTACGTTCTATTCAGTAGAatcaattttatgttgttagctTTAGTATTCGAATGaattaacttaatatcatagttaaaaataagtttaaagttttaacttttaatatttattatttacaatacttaaacctcgcttaaaaattaaaatataaaaaaaattaacacttaAGCACAGATAATTgtcttaattttaactttgataAAAGATCAATTTACTCTAAcattaaagctaacaacacAATTGGTTAATGGttctatacttttttttatctaaaatgtgTATGTTGTATGTTTGTGAAACGGAGACAAAACATGCGGAAGTAGCGTCATGCCGTCttcttaatatatacatacttcttatatttcttattaatagtatacacCCAAACTCTTAAATTGGAACTATACGCTCGGCGAGGTCTAACATTATAAGCAAAGCCACAAAGGCAAACATTAGTTGGTTAGGTTACAgttttatacttgtatttattttttataacaattagcAAAGTTACGtaagagtatttttttttttatttttctaaatacttattaaggTATATCTGTGTATTGCGCtttttacacaataaattatgtattttatgaataataaaatataataaacgatatataatgtaatataatacattaaaagtttcctatcat from Rhopalosiphum maidis isolate BTI-1 unplaced genomic scaffold, ASM367621v3 scaffold142, whole genome shotgun sequence includes:
- the LOC113560272 gene encoding cytosolic 5'-nucleotidase 3-like, which codes for MKFIEEIKQKFGSTVHIRCENDVNAKIAQLVTDGPDKLQIISDFDRTISTSEYNNKQTMSSFSVFESCDSLSEDYKEKARILLQTYRPIEDNTQMTVAQKLPFIEEWWQKSQLLLKGLCFQYKDIKKSIEKADLHLRDGSTEAFNKLFCKKIPIIVLSAGIGDVVELILLHENLLTDNVKVVSNFLKLSTDNNGLSTIEGFKGEKLIHVFNKNEHAYIDTHQNDTHLNGRSNVILLGDSLGDANMDGGIQYDTVLRIGFLNANLLEHEDGYLQQYKLAFDIVLVQDQTMGLLNYVLDEVIGDISKPSNKK
- the LOC113560268 gene encoding galactosylgalactosylxylosylprotein 3-beta-glucuronosyltransferase S-like, whose protein sequence is MTDRRYSGSCGSSSSDNSDNSYNGYNGNNGYNGNNDYSSSNGYRCGIKTQLHAPSSGRCNDHYNNNNNNICKTGVARPAAMHVKKTWKTAAVMFLAVATVSTVTAAFYFNYAATACCALAPQSSSSLLQEPSNAAAANNGPDRSKSVGSSVPRTSKLYAVCEIRDHLRSPADRDKFSRNRRQTVDSTSSTVDKNPANKYTNNVESDTARNGDKGNDTSLIYFITPTYPRREQIAELTRLGQTLMHVSRLYWIVADDRPDCSLQIMNLLPDFSIPYTYIASPMPSIYKRDPDAMPRGVSNRRAALNWIRLNHNINDSNAVIYFGDDDNTFHLDLFKEIRTTKKISMFPVGLVGEYGVSSPIIDKGKVVGFFDSWPAKRKFPVDMAGFAINVQLLFKYPYATMPYKAGFEEDRFLSALAIRLDEIEPKAENCTRILVWHTQTAKKPKPIVMVKSKAALPGSLATLLDQVTMLGIGGVSETTGVRSYMTKNGNIFRV